A part of Maniola hyperantus chromosome 14, iAphHyp1.2, whole genome shotgun sequence genomic DNA contains:
- the LOC138403258 gene encoding uncharacterized protein isoform X2, with protein sequence MTVLAEVEEAMKMILRKGVDPLPTAYRTDGTHLCNVKAIYSRGACSRKRHELETKHGKITTLHCTPSGDYEQLQCDEGMCWCAQTRTGQPTTPPVQQVDMRRLPCFSAAALGEQYLRRCESIVYALARIHREQSTHGTNFLGNPITFCDFDGSYGPYQIQNGIAYCTGRDGKILGSWQVVVSEMRGINCNCARDTMLYFSERGMTVSEVCMANGNYRPDQNAGDVRYCVDDDGYPLEEEDWPPVCLANVNRSNRTE encoded by the exons ATGACGGTACTGGCGGAGGTGGAGGAGGCGATGAAAATG ATCCTTCGAAAGGGTGTCGACCCCCTGCCAACTGCTTACCGGACGGACGGTACGCACCTGTGCAATGTAAAGGCGATTTATTCACGGGGAG cgtGCAGCCGGAAAAGACATGAGTTAGAAACGAAACACGGCAAAATCACAACCTTACACTGTACCCCTAGTGGGGACTATGAGCAATTGCAATGTGACGAGGGCATGTGCTGGTGCGCCCAAACGAGGACGGGACAACCTACCACACCACCGGTGCAACAAGTTGACATGAGGCGCCTCCCttgtt TCAGTGCAGCAGCACTCGGTGAGCAGTACCTGCGAAGATGTGAAAGTATCGTATACGCTTTGGCCAGGATTCATAGAGAACAGTCGACACACGGAACCAATTTCTTAGGCAATCCAATAACGTTCTGCGATTTTGATGGAAGCTATGGACCATATCAAATTCAGAATGGAAT CGCCTACTGCACCGGTCGGGACGGTAAAATCTTGGGCTCGTGGCAAGTCGTAGTCAGTGAAATGCGGGGAATCAATTGCA ATTGCGCACGTGATACGATGCTGTACTTCTCGgaaaggggtatgacagtttcaGAAGTGTGTATGGCAAACGGTAACTACCGCCCCGATCAGAATGCGGGCGACGTCAGATACTGCGTCGACGACGACGGATACCCGCTAGAGGAGGAAGACTGGCCGCCAGTGTGCTTAGCCAATGTCAATAGAAGTAATAGAACTGAATAG
- the LOC138403258 gene encoding uncharacterized protein isoform X1, with translation MYTVLTANMKNIYLISWLFFLARVLANNNQCEIAEVCVTDLSQADCGAGMKLVRNASISGCCPGCIFDDGTGGGGGGDENDPSKGCRPPANCLPDGRYAPVQCKGDLFTGRCFCSDENGQRIFGQMWRREANEMGCACSRKRHELETKHGKITTLHCTPSGDYEQLQCDEGMCWCAQTRTGQPTTPPVQQVDMRRLPCFSAAALGEQYLRRCESIVYALARIHREQSTHGTNFLGNPITFCDFDGSYGPYQIQNGIAYCTGRDGKILGSWQVVVSEMRGINCNCARDTMLYFSERGMTVSEVCMANGNYRPDQNAGDVRYCVDDDGYPLEEEDWPPVCLANVNRSNRTE, from the exons ATGTATACGGTTTTAACGGCAAAcatgaaaaacatttatttaatatcTTGGTTATTCTTTTTAGCTAGGGTCCTGGCAAACAACAATCAGTGTGAAATAGCTGAAGTATGTGTGACTGATCTATCGCAAGCGGATTGTGGTGCTGGGATGAAGCTTGTACGTAACGCGAGTATTTCCGGATGTTGCCCTGGCTGCATATTTGATGACGGTACTGGCGGAGGTGGAGGAGGCGATGAAAATG ATCCTTCGAAAGGGTGTCGACCCCCTGCCAACTGCTTACCGGACGGACGGTACGCACCTGTGCAATGTAAAGGCGATTTATTCACGGGGAG ATGTTTCTGCTCTGATGAAAATGGGCAAAGAATATTTGGACAAATGTGGAGACGTGAAGCAAACGAGATGGGTTGCG cgtGCAGCCGGAAAAGACATGAGTTAGAAACGAAACACGGCAAAATCACAACCTTACACTGTACCCCTAGTGGGGACTATGAGCAATTGCAATGTGACGAGGGCATGTGCTGGTGCGCCCAAACGAGGACGGGACAACCTACCACACCACCGGTGCAACAAGTTGACATGAGGCGCCTCCCttgtt TCAGTGCAGCAGCACTCGGTGAGCAGTACCTGCGAAGATGTGAAAGTATCGTATACGCTTTGGCCAGGATTCATAGAGAACAGTCGACACACGGAACCAATTTCTTAGGCAATCCAATAACGTTCTGCGATTTTGATGGAAGCTATGGACCATATCAAATTCAGAATGGAAT CGCCTACTGCACCGGTCGGGACGGTAAAATCTTGGGCTCGTGGCAAGTCGTAGTCAGTGAAATGCGGGGAATCAATTGCA ATTGCGCACGTGATACGATGCTGTACTTCTCGgaaaggggtatgacagtttcaGAAGTGTGTATGGCAAACGGTAACTACCGCCCCGATCAGAATGCGGGCGACGTCAGATACTGCGTCGACGACGACGGATACCCGCTAGAGGAGGAAGACTGGCCGCCAGTGTGCTTAGCCAATGTCAATAGAAGTAATAGAACTGAATAG